One part of the Mustela erminea isolate mMusErm1 chromosome 11, mMusErm1.Pri, whole genome shotgun sequence genome encodes these proteins:
- the GNG11 gene encoding guanine nucleotide-binding protein G(I)/G(S)/G(O) subunit gamma-11 — translation MPALHIEDLPEKEKLKMEVEQLRKEVKLQRQQVSKCSEEIKNYIEERSGEDPLVKGIPEDKNPFKEKGSCIIS, via the exons ATGCCGGCCCTTCACATCGAAGATTTgccagaaaaggaaaagctgaagaTGGAAGTTGAGCAACTTCGCAAAGAAGTGAAGTTGCAGAGGCAACAG gtgTCTAAATGTTCTGAAGAAATCAAGAACTACATTGAAGAACGTTCTGGAGAGGATCCGCTGGTGAAAGGAATTCCAGAAGACAAGAATCCTTTTAAAGAGAAAGGCAGCtgtattatttcataa